Proteins found in one Arthrobacter sp. U41 genomic segment:
- a CDS encoding rhamnosyltransferase WsaF family glycosyltransferase — translation MGTIQRLTDIASRMKRDGTGDLFRRGTRKIAQKAGDWLSWAELDLPLRPEDIADPETVRRPTDYPVKEGSLHIGWVCTPPGAGSGGHTTLFRMVEGLERHGHNCTLFLYDVNSDDVTRHEEVIRRCWPGMKAAITSATPRIDGVDAVVASSWQTAHVVASRVATPIRRFYFVQDYEPYFYPRGSLYTLSELSYHLGLGLIALGDMVATQLQKESGLAPALTVPFGCDTDVYRILDESRSPASRNGVVFYAKRSNDRRGYLLARLALERFHELHPDEEIHVYGDRVANWAIPVTNHGNLTPAELNELYNRAKAGLVMSFTNISLAAEELLAAGCRPVLNDSALARADLPGPAAVWARPTPAGLAAALSSLVDDRTLTAAPAAPFQVRPGWGQTQAMVAGVIESACKGVLSRG, via the coding sequence ATGGGCACCATACAGCGACTGACCGACATCGCATCGCGGATGAAGCGGGACGGCACCGGGGACCTCTTTCGGCGGGGAACGCGAAAAATCGCCCAGAAGGCCGGGGACTGGCTGAGCTGGGCCGAACTGGACCTCCCCCTGCGGCCGGAGGACATTGCAGATCCAGAAACGGTCCGCCGCCCGACGGACTATCCCGTGAAGGAGGGCAGCCTGCACATTGGGTGGGTCTGCACTCCGCCTGGAGCCGGATCAGGAGGGCATACCACCCTCTTCCGCATGGTCGAGGGCCTGGAGCGGCACGGCCACAACTGCACGCTGTTCCTGTACGACGTCAACTCCGACGATGTCACCCGCCATGAGGAAGTGATTCGGCGGTGCTGGCCCGGGATGAAGGCGGCCATCACGTCGGCAACGCCCCGCATCGACGGGGTTGATGCGGTGGTGGCAAGTTCCTGGCAGACGGCTCATGTGGTGGCGTCCCGGGTTGCCACTCCCATTCGCCGGTTCTACTTTGTCCAGGACTATGAACCCTATTTCTATCCGCGCGGTTCCCTCTACACACTCTCGGAGCTGTCCTATCACCTGGGGCTGGGCCTTATCGCCCTGGGCGACATGGTGGCGACGCAGCTTCAGAAGGAATCGGGTCTCGCGCCGGCCCTGACGGTCCCGTTTGGCTGCGACACGGACGTGTACCGGATCCTGGATGAGTCCCGCAGCCCGGCGTCGCGGAACGGCGTTGTCTTTTATGCCAAGCGGAGCAACGACCGCAGGGGATACCTGCTGGCCCGGCTGGCGCTGGAACGCTTCCACGAGCTGCACCCGGACGAGGAAATCCATGTCTACGGCGACCGCGTGGCGAACTGGGCTATTCCGGTGACCAATCACGGGAATCTCACCCCGGCTGAACTGAACGAACTCTACAACCGCGCCAAGGCCGGTCTGGTGATGTCATTTACCAACATCTCCCTCGCCGCAGAGGAACTCCTGGCCGCCGGCTGCAGGCCGGTCCTCAACGACTCGGCCCTGGCCCGGGCCGATCTTCCCGGACCAGCAGCCGTTTGGGCCCGGCCGACCCCCGCAGGCCTGGCCGCCGCGCTCTCGTCCCTGGTCGACGACCGGACCCTTACAGCCGCTCCCGCCGCGCCATTTCAGGTCAGGCCGGGCTGGGGCCAGACCCAGGCCATGGTGGCGGGTGTGATCGAATCGGCCTGCAAAGGTGTCCTGAGCCGCGGATGA
- a CDS encoding M18 family aminopeptidase — protein sequence MPSESTAAAHIQDLGAYVTASPSSFHAVHEAASRLDQAGFTALDELEAWEAAPGTGKFYVIRDGAIIAWVTPETAGSTTGFNILGAHTDSPSFKLKPKPTSGKFGWLQAGVEVYGGPLLNSWLDRELQLAGRLVMRDGTQHLTATGPLLRFPQLAIHLDRAVNEGLALDKQQHMNPVYGLGNPAGEDLLGLLADRVAGADVDAALIGGYDIVIADTQAPAVFGARSEFFASGRLDNLSATHAGLTALIDHAAAPLPAGSPIAVLAAFDHEEIGSASRSGASGPILEDVLVRISDGLGASASQRRQAFAASFCVSADAGHAVHPNYAERHDPANRPALNGGPLLKINANQRYATDATGAALWARLCSDAGIPYQEFVSNNVMPCGSTIGPLTATRLGIRTVDVGVPLLSMHSARELCGVEDPYRLAKVTQRFFRTAA from the coding sequence ATGCCTTCAGAGTCCACGGCCGCAGCCCACATTCAGGACCTCGGCGCGTACGTCACCGCGTCGCCGTCGAGCTTCCATGCCGTTCATGAGGCCGCCAGCCGGCTGGATCAGGCAGGATTCACCGCCCTCGACGAGTTGGAGGCCTGGGAGGCTGCCCCCGGCACCGGGAAGTTCTACGTGATCCGGGACGGGGCGATCATCGCCTGGGTCACCCCCGAGACGGCCGGTTCCACCACCGGCTTCAACATCCTGGGCGCCCACACCGACTCGCCGTCGTTCAAGCTCAAGCCCAAACCCACGAGCGGCAAATTCGGCTGGCTGCAGGCCGGCGTCGAGGTCTATGGCGGCCCGCTGCTCAACTCCTGGCTGGACCGCGAACTGCAGCTCGCCGGGCGGCTGGTGATGCGGGACGGCACCCAGCATCTCACCGCCACCGGGCCGCTGCTGCGTTTCCCGCAGTTGGCCATCCACCTGGACCGCGCTGTGAACGAGGGACTGGCCCTGGACAAGCAGCAGCACATGAACCCGGTCTACGGGCTCGGCAACCCGGCCGGGGAGGACCTGCTGGGTCTGCTGGCGGACCGGGTTGCCGGCGCGGACGTGGATGCGGCCCTGATCGGCGGCTACGACATCGTCATCGCGGACACCCAGGCCCCGGCGGTGTTCGGGGCGAGGAGTGAATTCTTCGCCTCCGGCCGGCTGGACAACCTGTCGGCAACCCATGCCGGGCTTACCGCGCTGATCGACCACGCGGCCGCGCCGCTGCCGGCCGGGTCGCCGATTGCCGTGCTGGCCGCGTTCGACCATGAGGAAATCGGCTCGGCCTCCCGCTCCGGTGCGAGCGGACCCATCCTCGAGGACGTGCTGGTGCGGATTTCCGACGGGCTCGGAGCCTCGGCGAGCCAGCGGCGGCAGGCTTTCGCGGCCTCGTTCTGCGTGTCCGCCGACGCCGGGCACGCCGTTCACCCCAATTACGCCGAGAGGCACGATCCGGCCAACCGGCCGGCCCTGAACGGCGGCCCGCTGCTGAAAATCAACGCCAACCAGCGCTATGCCACCGATGCCACCGGCGCGGCCCTCTGGGCGCGGCTGTGCTCAGACGCCGGCATCCCTTACCAGGAGTTCGTCTCCAACAACGTGATGCCCTGCGGCTCCACGATCGGCCCGCTGACCGCCACCCGCCTCGGGATCCGGACGGTCGACGTCGGTGTTCCCCTGCTCTCGATGCACTCGGCCCGTGAACTTTGCGGCGTCGAGGACCCCTACCGGCTCGCGAAGGTGACGCAGCGGTTCTTCCGCACGGCGGCGTAA
- a CDS encoding amino acid permease — MQADQQLSKSLKPRHLSMIAIAGVIGAGLFVGSGAAIQQAGPGILVAYTAAGLVVILVMRMLGEMAAANPETGSFSTYADKALGRWAGFSIGWLYAWFWIIVLGIEATAGAAIMHRWVPGIDQWVWALVLMVLLTLTNLGSVKSFGEFEFWFASIKVAAIALFLLFGVAAILGFIPGVPAPGVSNLLENGGFMPNGPGAVLAGILVVVFSFFGAEIATIAAGESENPVDAVKKAVKSTVWRILVFYIGSIAIVVTLLPWNSASVAKSPYVAVIELYGIPGAGTIMDIVVLTSVLSCLNSGLYTASRMLFSLSRRGDAPQSWMRISKRGVPAAAVLASTVVGFITVGLNYIAPDTVFLFLVNTSGAIALFVWLVIAGSQLILRRRMGAAAKDLQLKMWLFPYLTWVAIVSIVALLVGMVVLDSTRESLLLSLALAAVVVGIGVWRYRKNGGKTPAAGDHDTTAGPTEPASATRARTAMPAEDATVGAGPAS, encoded by the coding sequence ATGCAGGCTGACCAGCAACTCTCCAAATCCCTGAAACCCAGGCATCTTTCCATGATCGCCATCGCCGGCGTGATCGGCGCCGGCCTGTTTGTCGGCTCCGGCGCGGCGATCCAGCAGGCGGGCCCCGGCATCCTCGTCGCCTACACGGCGGCTGGACTCGTCGTCATCCTGGTCATGCGGATGCTGGGCGAGATGGCCGCGGCCAACCCGGAAACCGGTTCCTTCTCCACCTACGCGGACAAGGCCCTGGGCCGCTGGGCCGGGTTCAGCATCGGCTGGTTGTACGCCTGGTTCTGGATCATCGTGCTGGGCATCGAGGCCACGGCGGGCGCGGCTATCATGCACCGCTGGGTGCCCGGGATCGACCAGTGGGTCTGGGCCCTTGTGCTGATGGTGCTGCTGACCCTGACCAACCTGGGCTCGGTGAAGTCCTTCGGCGAGTTCGAGTTCTGGTTTGCCTCCATCAAGGTCGCGGCGATCGCGCTGTTCCTGCTTTTCGGGGTCGCGGCAATCCTGGGCTTCATCCCGGGCGTGCCGGCCCCCGGAGTCAGCAACCTGCTGGAAAACGGCGGCTTTATGCCCAACGGACCGGGCGCCGTGCTGGCAGGCATTCTCGTGGTCGTTTTCTCCTTTTTTGGTGCTGAAATCGCCACCATCGCCGCGGGGGAATCCGAAAACCCCGTCGATGCGGTCAAGAAGGCCGTGAAGTCCACCGTCTGGCGCATCCTCGTCTTCTACATCGGCTCCATCGCGATCGTGGTCACCCTCCTGCCCTGGAACTCCGCCTCCGTGGCCAAGAGCCCGTATGTAGCCGTGATCGAGCTGTACGGCATCCCCGGCGCCGGCACAATCATGGACATCGTTGTGCTGACCTCCGTGCTGTCCTGCCTCAACTCCGGCCTGTACACCGCGAGCCGGATGCTGTTCTCGCTCTCCCGCCGCGGCGACGCGCCGCAGTCCTGGATGCGGATCTCCAAGCGCGGCGTTCCGGCCGCCGCCGTCCTGGCCTCCACCGTGGTCGGATTCATCACCGTCGGCCTGAACTACATCGCCCCCGACACCGTGTTCCTGTTCCTGGTCAACACCTCAGGGGCCATCGCCCTGTTCGTCTGGCTCGTGATCGCCGGCTCGCAGCTGATCCTTCGCCGGCGGATGGGCGCGGCCGCCAAGGACCTCCAGCTCAAAATGTGGCTTTTCCCCTACCTGACCTGGGTGGCCATCGTCAGCATCGTGGCGCTGCTGGTCGGCATGGTTGTCCTTGATTCCACCCGGGAATCGCTGCTGCTCTCCCTGGCCCTCGCCGCCGTCGTGGTCGGTATCGGCGTCTGGCGCTACCGCAAGAACGGCGGAAAGACCCCCGCCGCCGGCGACCACGACACCACGGCCGGCCCGACCGAGCCCGCCTCCGCGACCAGGGCAAGGACCGCCATGCCGGCGGAGGACGCCACGGTGGGTGCCGGACCGGCGTCCTAG
- a CDS encoding response regulator codes for MSGTGPIRILLADDQPLLRMGFRLILEGEDDLSIVGEASDGAEAVGQVRDLAPDVVLMDVRMPVLDGIEATRAITASGAHAKIIILTTFDVDEYAFAGLRAGASAFLLKDVAPAELISAVRVVAGGDAVVAPRITRRLLETYVQGSGSGAGGTAGTPGASGQGSPAGLRPPKDPLLEDLTPRENEMLGALAEGLSNAEIAHRYFLSEATVKTHVRRILGKLHLRDRVQAVVYAYETGLVVPSNPDY; via the coding sequence ATGAGCGGGACCGGACCGATCCGCATCCTGCTGGCGGATGACCAGCCGCTCCTGAGGATGGGCTTCCGCCTGATCCTGGAGGGCGAGGACGATCTGAGCATTGTCGGCGAGGCGTCCGACGGCGCCGAGGCGGTGGGCCAGGTCCGGGATCTCGCGCCCGATGTCGTGCTGATGGACGTGCGGATGCCGGTGCTGGACGGGATCGAGGCCACGCGGGCGATCACCGCGTCCGGCGCGCACGCGAAGATCATCATCCTGACCACTTTCGACGTCGACGAATACGCCTTCGCCGGGCTCCGGGCCGGGGCCTCGGCCTTCCTGCTTAAAGACGTGGCGCCCGCCGAACTGATCAGCGCCGTCCGGGTGGTGGCCGGCGGGGACGCGGTGGTGGCGCCGCGCATCACCCGGCGGCTGCTGGAAACCTATGTCCAGGGCAGCGGGTCGGGCGCCGGCGGGACCGCGGGCACGCCCGGTGCCTCCGGGCAGGGATCGCCTGCCGGGCTCCGGCCGCCCAAGGACCCGCTGCTGGAAGACCTTACCCCGCGGGAAAACGAGATGCTGGGGGCACTGGCAGAGGGGCTGTCCAACGCCGAGATTGCGCACCGGTACTTCCTCTCCGAGGCCACCGTCAAAACGCACGTGCGCCGGATCCTCGGAAAACTGCACCTGCGGGACCGGGTCCAGGCGGTCGTCTACGCCTACGAAACCGGCCTGGTGGTGCCGAGCAACCCCGACTACTGA